From Desulfatibacillum aliphaticivorans DSM 15576, the proteins below share one genomic window:
- a CDS encoding ParA family protein, which yields MAKVITVASQKGGVGKTTTVLNLGYSLSRLGQKILVMDADPQGGIAIASNLKKRTTQGLVDILKGQEDPSKLIIPTKDDSMAFLGVGAMEPEEVMYYEKEALKGNLSKTIHAIAQQYETVLIDAPAGAGSIAYALLAVSNSVILPVNCRTMNMKTMAGILKLIQRVKARANKSLALEGVVFTMMDEQSPYQREIQQEILQSFPPSIFFETVIPYDEMFEWASMRSVAVGMLPDGQEAARPYLDLAMELKVRELQSKMKGASNEDAEGLF from the coding sequence ATGGCCAAGGTCATTACAGTAGCAAGCCAAAAGGGCGGGGTTGGAAAAACGACCACCGTGCTTAACCTGGGTTACAGCCTGAGCAGGCTGGGCCAGAAGATCCTGGTGATGGACGCAGACCCCCAGGGCGGGATTGCCATTGCCAGCAACCTGAAAAAGCGCACCACCCAGGGGCTCGTGGACATTCTCAAAGGCCAGGAGGACCCCTCCAAGCTCATCATCCCCACCAAGGACGACAGCATGGCGTTCCTTGGCGTGGGCGCCATGGAGCCGGAAGAGGTCATGTATTATGAGAAGGAGGCCCTCAAGGGGAACCTGTCCAAGACCATCCATGCCATCGCGCAGCAATACGAAACCGTGCTCATAGACGCTCCGGCGGGCGCAGGAAGCATTGCCTACGCCCTCTTGGCCGTCAGCAACAGCGTCATTCTTCCGGTCAATTGCCGGACCATGAACATGAAGACCATGGCCGGCATTTTAAAACTCATTCAACGAGTCAAGGCCAGGGCCAACAAAAGCCTGGCTCTGGAGGGAGTGGTGTTCACCATGATGGATGAACAAAGCCCCTATCAGCGGGAAATCCAGCAGGAGATCCTCCAGAGCTTTCCACCGTCCATTTTTTTCGAAACCGTCATCCCCTATGACGAAATGTTTGAATGGGCCTCCATGCGGTCTGTGGCCGTGGGCATGCTTCCCGACGGACAGGAAGCAGCGCGCCCCTATCTGGATCTGGCCATGGAACTGAAAGTCAGGGAACTGCAAAGCAAGATGAAAGGCGCAAGCAATGAAGACGCTGAAGGACTCTTCTGA
- a CDS encoding Fur family transcriptional regulator, producing the protein MFSTMNANNQPYRPEPLRMTNQRKGILEEVQKARQHLTADEVYELVRKKQPRISLSTVYRNLEKMADAGILARLELSGNQRRYDWNTDMHHHARCVRCGAVRDVPLDAGVELDLGSQAINGFAVSGFRLEFKGICEKCR; encoded by the coding sequence TTGTTCTCAACCATGAACGCCAACAATCAACCATATCGCCCCGAGCCCCTGCGCATGACCAATCAGCGCAAAGGCATCCTGGAGGAAGTCCAAAAGGCCAGGCAGCATCTTACGGCGGACGAGGTTTATGAACTGGTGCGGAAAAAGCAGCCAAGGATCAGCCTGTCCACCGTATACCGCAACTTGGAAAAGATGGCGGACGCCGGCATTCTGGCCCGGCTGGAGCTTTCCGGGAATCAAAGGCGGTATGACTGGAACACGGACATGCACCACCACGCGCGTTGCGTGCGTTGCGGCGCGGTGCGCGACGTTCCCCTGGATGCAGGCGTGGAGCTTGATCTTGGGAGCCAGGCGATTAACGGCTTCGCCGTTTCCGGCTTTCGTTTGGAGTTTAAGGGCATCTGTGAAAAATGCCGATAG
- the rbr gene encoding rubrerythrin — protein MASLKGTKTEKNILTAFSGESQARNRYTYFASKAKKEGYVQISAVFEETAAQEKEHAKRLFKFLEGGEVEITGSFPAGVIGSTLENLKEAAAGENHEHTSMYPEYANIAREEGFNEVADVMMAIAVAEKQHEKRYLDLAANIEAGRVFKRDATVTWRCRNCGYLHEGNEAPAVCPACAHPQAHFELLGENW, from the coding sequence ATGGCGTCATTAAAAGGCACTAAAACCGAAAAAAATATTTTGACCGCATTTTCCGGCGAATCCCAAGCAAGAAACCGTTACACCTATTTCGCCAGCAAGGCTAAAAAGGAAGGTTACGTGCAGATTTCCGCTGTTTTCGAGGAAACCGCCGCCCAGGAGAAAGAACACGCCAAGCGCCTGTTCAAGTTTCTGGAAGGGGGCGAAGTGGAAATCACGGGTTCTTTCCCGGCCGGCGTCATCGGCTCCACCCTGGAGAACCTGAAGGAAGCGGCGGCAGGCGAAAATCATGAGCATACTTCCATGTATCCCGAATATGCCAATATAGCTCGGGAAGAAGGGTTCAATGAAGTCGCGGACGTGATGATGGCCATCGCCGTGGCTGAAAAGCAGCATGAAAAAAGGTACCTGGACCTGGCCGCCAACATCGAGGCCGGCAGGGTCTTCAAGCGTGACGCAACCGTTACATGGCGTTGCCGCAACTGCGGATACCTGCATGAAGGAAACGAAGCCCCGGCAGTATGTCCGGCATGCGCCCACCCCCAGGCCCACTTCGAGCTTCTGGGCGAAAACTGGTAA
- a CDS encoding desulfoferrodoxin yields MAERFQIYKCEACGNIVEVLTGGAGELVCCGAPMKLFTENTVDAAKEKHVPVVEKTADGVKVTVGSVAHPMEDKHYIEWIEVIVDGKAYREFLSPGQAPEATFCVPDGDITVREYCNLHGLWKA; encoded by the coding sequence ATGGCTGAAAGATTCCAGATCTACAAATGTGAAGCATGCGGAAACATCGTGGAAGTTTTGACCGGCGGCGCCGGCGAACTGGTATGCTGCGGCGCTCCCATGAAGCTGTTTACAGAAAACACCGTGGACGCCGCCAAGGAAAAGCACGTGCCTGTGGTGGAAAAGACCGCCGATGGCGTCAAGGTGACGGTCGGCTCCGTGGCCCATCCCATGGAAGACAAGCACTACATCGAATGGATTGAGGTCATCGTGGACGGCAAGGCCTATCGCGAATTCCTGTCCCCCGGCCAAGCGCCTGAAGCCACCTTCTGCGTGCCGGACGGAGACATTACCGTGCGGGAATACTGTAACCTCCATGGGCTCTGGAAGGCCTAA
- a CDS encoding rubredoxin-like domain-containing protein, which yields MATWRCSNCGYQMEQDAPPNECPSCKQKCEFLDASCYTPDCEDTKTDDRIK from the coding sequence ATGGCTACATGGAGATGCTCCAACTGCGGTTATCAGATGGAACAGGACGCACCGCCCAACGAGTGCCCGTCCTGCAAGCAAAAATGTGAATTTTTGGACGCGTCCTGCTATACGCCGGATTGCGAGGATACCAAGACGGACGACCGGATTAAGTAG
- a CDS encoding multiheme c-type cytochrome — MARRIDIWKKGLVPAVLAAGVLLFNSGALAQAPPLSEATEGCLMCHEEATPGIVADWRNSLHAKTSFTMAAAAPERSRKVSSLAPEGELAEVAVGCAECHTLNPDTHKDTFNHEGFQVHIVVSPKDCAVCHARQTDEYSRNKMGNAHRILVDNPLYMTMVNAINGPPVIKDGKPVTTAADELTNAESCLACHGTEVKVNGTQVRETDFGDLEFPVLEGWPSQGVGRINPDMSAGACTACHPRHGFDMTTARKPYTCSQCHKGPDAPAYNIYSVSKHGNIQASQDKDWDYTQKPWVAGRDFNAPTCAVCHASGVEDANGNVLAESTHQMNDRLPWRLFGVIYSHPQPKEADTTVIRNKEGQPMATSLDGEWAKDFLIDEAAREERKNAMLGVCAGCHSRQWAEGHWKRMENTLQTSDAMVKAATDVMEEAWNKKYAQADNLFDESIERKWMLQWLFYANSTRKASAMAGADYGVFAGGRWDMSKNLADMAQWLETQKKSQ, encoded by the coding sequence ATGGCCCGACGCATTGACATATGGAAAAAGGGTCTGGTTCCGGCGGTTTTAGCCGCTGGCGTGCTCCTCTTTAATTCCGGCGCCCTGGCGCAAGCGCCTCCCTTGAGCGAGGCCACGGAAGGCTGCCTGATGTGCCATGAGGAGGCCACCCCGGGAATCGTGGCCGATTGGCGAAACAGCCTCCACGCCAAAACGTCTTTTACCATGGCTGCAGCTGCGCCGGAAAGATCCCGGAAGGTTTCCTCCCTGGCGCCGGAAGGCGAACTGGCCGAGGTCGCCGTGGGGTGCGCGGAATGCCACACCTTGAACCCGGATACCCACAAGGACACGTTCAACCATGAGGGCTTTCAGGTTCACATCGTGGTGTCGCCCAAGGACTGCGCCGTCTGCCACGCCCGGCAGACCGACGAGTACAGCCGGAACAAAATGGGGAACGCTCACAGGATTCTGGTGGACAACCCCTTGTACATGACCATGGTGAACGCCATCAACGGCCCGCCGGTCATCAAGGACGGCAAGCCCGTGACCACGGCGGCGGACGAGCTTACCAACGCGGAATCCTGCCTGGCCTGCCATGGGACCGAGGTGAAGGTTAACGGTACCCAGGTGCGCGAGACGGATTTCGGGGATCTGGAGTTCCCGGTCTTGGAAGGCTGGCCCAGCCAGGGCGTGGGCAGGATCAACCCGGACATGAGCGCGGGCGCGTGCACGGCCTGCCACCCCCGCCACGGGTTTGACATGACCACGGCGCGCAAGCCGTACACATGCTCCCAATGCCACAAGGGGCCCGACGCCCCGGCGTACAACATTTATTCGGTGAGCAAGCACGGCAACATCCAGGCGAGTCAGGACAAAGATTGGGACTACACCCAAAAGCCCTGGGTTGCGGGACGCGATTTTAACGCCCCGACTTGTGCGGTCTGCCATGCCAGCGGCGTGGAGGACGCAAATGGAAACGTGCTGGCCGAGTCCACGCATCAGATGAACGATCGACTGCCCTGGCGGCTGTTCGGGGTGATCTATTCCCACCCCCAGCCCAAGGAAGCAGATACCACCGTCATCCGCAACAAGGAAGGGCAGCCCATGGCGACCAGTCTGGACGGGGAATGGGCCAAGGATTTCCTGATTGACGAAGCCGCCCGGGAGGAAAGAAAAAACGCTATGCTTGGGGTGTGCGCAGGCTGTCACAGCCGCCAGTGGGCGGAAGGCCATTGGAAGCGCATGGAAAACACCCTGCAAACATCAGACGCGATGGTCAAGGCGGCTACGGACGTCATGGAGGAAGCCTGGAACAAAAAATACGCCCAGGCGGACAATCTCTTTGACGAATCCATTGAACGCAAATGGATGCTCCAGTGGCTGTTCTACGCCAACTCCACCAGAAAGGCCTCCGCCATGGCCGGGGCTGACTATGGAGTCTTTGCAGGCGGACGCTGGGATATGTCCAAAAATCTGGCGGACATGGCCCAATGGCTTGAAACGCAGAAAAAGTCTCAGTAG
- a CDS encoding cytochrome c3 family protein: MKVRTFALGALCTILAAAGLMITAGSAVSQNAGAAQMTLNGGKTGDVPFPHGQHQTTLGKCDACHGMFPQEKGVIDKNKADGSLKSKAVMNQCTGCHKEMKKAGEKTGPTSCRGCHQKN, translated from the coding sequence ATGAAAGTCAGAACGTTTGCTTTGGGCGCTTTATGTACGATATTGGCTGCAGCGGGCCTTATGATTACGGCCGGCTCCGCCGTCTCGCAAAACGCGGGCGCCGCGCAAATGACGCTTAACGGAGGAAAGACCGGGGACGTCCCCTTTCCCCACGGCCAGCATCAGACCACCCTGGGAAAATGCGACGCATGCCACGGCATGTTCCCCCAGGAAAAAGGCGTGATCGACAAAAATAAGGCGGACGGCTCGCTTAAATCCAAAGCGGTCATGAACCAATGCACGGGCTGTCATAAAGAAATGAAAAAGGCGGGCGAAAAGACCGGCCCCACCTCGTGCAGGGGCTGCCACCAGAAAAATTAG
- the rd gene encoding rubredoxin translates to MDRWVCTVCGYVYDPADGDPDNGVAPGTAWEDVPDDWECPTCGASKDDFEKE, encoded by the coding sequence ATGGATAGATGGGTATGTACGGTTTGCGGTTATGTTTACGATCCTGCAGACGGAGATCCGGACAACGGCGTAGCCCCCGGAACCGCATGGGAAGATGTGCCCGATGACTGGGAATGCCCCACCTGCGGCGCCTCCAAAGACGATTTTGAAAAAGAGTAA
- a CDS encoding FprA family A-type flavoprotein, with translation MKPLEIAKDIYWVGAIDWNIRDFHGYSTYQGTTYNAFLIVDEKVALIDAVKEEFTNDMFSRISQVVDPSKIDIVISNHTEMDHSGGLPKVMHRLAKDTPLYCSNNGMKNLKAHFHQEWNFQPVKSGDELSLGKRTLSFLETRMLHWPDSMFTYLPSDKILFSSDAFGQHYASLERFDDEVGEMIMPHAAKYYANILLPFSQLVTKLVDQVTEMGLEIDMICPDHGILWRKDPGKIIQAYAEWAKQTPKKKVVVVYDTMWHSTEKMADAMVEAFKDLGIEARVMHIRSCHRSEIMTEVMDAGAVVVGSPTINNNMFPTVADFLTYMKGLKPKNKVGGAFGSYGWSGEAVKQVNAELEASGFDLPNDPLRVQYIPDGDSLQACYALGEQIGQALLKKVE, from the coding sequence ATGAAGCCCTTGGAAATAGCAAAAGATATTTATTGGGTTGGAGCCATTGACTGGAACATACGGGATTTCCATGGATATTCCACGTACCAGGGAACCACGTACAACGCCTTTTTGATCGTTGACGAAAAAGTCGCCTTGATCGATGCAGTCAAGGAGGAATTCACCAACGACATGTTCAGCCGGATCAGTCAGGTTGTGGATCCCTCCAAAATTGACATCGTCATATCCAATCATACTGAAATGGACCATTCCGGCGGCCTGCCCAAGGTCATGCATCGCCTGGCTAAGGACACGCCCCTTTATTGCTCCAATAATGGCATGAAGAATTTAAAGGCCCATTTTCATCAGGAGTGGAACTTCCAGCCCGTGAAAAGCGGCGACGAACTGTCTCTGGGCAAACGCACCCTTTCCTTTTTGGAAACCCGGATGCTCCATTGGCCGGACAGCATGTTCACCTATCTGCCGTCGGACAAGATTCTCTTCTCCAGCGACGCATTCGGCCAGCATTACGCCAGCCTGGAGCGCTTTGACGACGAAGTGGGCGAAATGATCATGCCTCACGCCGCCAAATATTACGCCAACATCCTGCTGCCTTTCTCCCAACTGGTGACCAAGCTGGTGGATCAGGTAACGGAAATGGGCCTGGAAATAGACATGATCTGCCCGGACCATGGCATCTTGTGGCGCAAGGATCCCGGCAAAATCATCCAGGCTTACGCCGAGTGGGCCAAGCAGACGCCTAAAAAGAAAGTCGTGGTGGTTTACGACACCATGTGGCACAGCACGGAAAAAATGGCGGACGCAATGGTGGAGGCCTTTAAAGACTTAGGCATCGAGGCCCGGGTCATGCACATTCGCTCCTGCCATCGCAGCGAGATCATGACGGAAGTCATGGACGCAGGCGCTGTGGTTGTGGGCTCCCCCACCATCAACAACAATATGTTTCCCACCGTGGCGGACTTTTTGACCTACATGAAGGGCCTCAAGCCCAAGAACAAGGTCGGCGGCGCATTCGGCTCCTACGGCTGGAGCGGCGAGGCCGTCAAGCAGGTGAACGCGGAGCTGGAAGCCAGCGGCTTTGATCTGCCCAACGATCCCCTGCGCGTCCAGTACATCCCGGACGGCGACAGCCTGCAGGCGTGCTACGCATTAGGCGAACAGATCGGCCAGGCGTTGCTGAAAAAGGTGGAATAA
- a CDS encoding ferredoxin: MKVPVVDNSTCVDCEGCIEVCPEIFFRNNAGMIQVKDLDSYPEECVDEAIKYCPSDCITWEDE; the protein is encoded by the coding sequence ATGAAAGTTCCGGTCGTGGATAACAGTACGTGCGTGGATTGCGAAGGCTGCATTGAGGTATGCCCCGAGATTTTTTTTAGGAATAACGCCGGCATGATCCAGGTGAAAGACCTGGATTCCTATCCCGAAGAATGCGTGGACGAGGCCATCAAGTACTGCCCGTCGGACTGCATTACCTGGGAGGACGAATAG
- a CDS encoding DVU0298 family protein: MTEKRTGRRALKNQVLEILSQNSPDQVLAQILQLPLKKAVNPLIGLLCHQDEKIRWRAVTALGRVVPAMAESRMEDAREIMRRFMWHMNEESGGIGWGVPEAMAEVMANHPGLAREFAKILVSYVDEDQCFLEHDVFRRGAVWGVGRIARIHPKLVQDAGPALAALLDCPDAPNQGLAAWAVGNMGYAPAADKLRAMTDDKTMTPLFLDGELTQASVGDLARQALEKLEAAAS, translated from the coding sequence ATGACGGAAAAACGGACCGGAAGAAGGGCATTAAAAAATCAGGTCCTGGAGATTTTGTCCCAGAATTCTCCGGACCAGGTCTTGGCTCAAATATTGCAACTTCCCCTTAAAAAGGCGGTCAATCCGCTCATAGGGCTTTTATGCCATCAGGACGAAAAAATCCGGTGGCGAGCCGTCACAGCCCTGGGGCGCGTGGTTCCGGCCATGGCAGAGTCCCGCATGGAAGACGCCCGGGAAATCATGCGCCGCTTCATGTGGCATATGAACGAAGAGTCCGGAGGCATTGGCTGGGGCGTGCCCGAAGCCATGGCCGAAGTCATGGCGAATCATCCCGGCCTGGCCAGGGAATTCGCCAAAATCCTGGTCTCCTACGTGGACGAAGACCAATGCTTTTTGGAGCACGACGTATTCCGCCGAGGCGCCGTGTGGGGCGTGGGGCGAATCGCCCGGATCCACCCCAAGCTGGTGCAGGATGCGGGCCCGGCCCTGGCCGCCCTTTTGGATTGCCCGGATGCTCCGAATCAAGGCCTGGCCGCCTGGGCCGTCGGCAATATGGGTTACGCCCCGGCTGCGGATAAGCTCCGCGCCATGACGGATGACAAAACCATGACGCCTTTGTTCCTGGACGGAGAATTAACCCAGGCGAGCGTTGGCGATCTGGCCCGGCAAGCCCTGGAAAAACTGGAGGCCGCTGCATCGTGA
- the sfsA gene encoding DNA/RNA nuclease SfsA, which translates to MDKGALPWPKLIQGTLLRRYKRFIADVELEDGTVVSAHCPNSGRMTGCSDPGSPVWISPASNPKRKLKYTLEMIKMPDSLVGINTGVPNKLVAKAIEDQVIPELSGYGGLRMEVPYGANSRVDIMLSEEGRRDCLVEVKNCTLVEDRRAMFPDAVTARGLKHLEELEKALSQNKRSVMFFLIQRMDADVFAPADHIDPAYGAALRRVCTNGVEALAWDVDMDLHSLRLNRPLPCDLS; encoded by the coding sequence ATGGATAAAGGCGCCCTCCCCTGGCCCAAGCTCATTCAAGGAACCCTTTTACGGCGGTATAAACGCTTTATCGCCGACGTGGAGTTGGAGGACGGAACCGTGGTATCCGCCCATTGCCCCAATTCCGGCAGAATGACCGGCTGCTCGGATCCCGGCAGCCCGGTATGGATTTCTCCGGCCTCCAATCCCAAACGCAAACTCAAGTACACCCTCGAAATGATCAAAATGCCGGACTCCCTCGTCGGAATCAATACGGGAGTCCCCAATAAACTGGTTGCAAAAGCCATTGAGGATCAGGTGATCCCCGAACTTTCAGGATACGGCGGGCTGCGTATGGAAGTCCCGTACGGAGCCAACTCCCGCGTGGACATCATGCTTTCGGAGGAAGGACGGCGGGATTGCCTGGTGGAAGTCAAAAACTGCACCCTGGTGGAAGACCGCCGGGCCATGTTCCCGGACGCGGTCACGGCCAGGGGCCTCAAACACCTGGAGGAACTGGAGAAGGCATTATCTCAAAACAAACGCAGCGTTATGTTCTTTCTCATTCAGCGAATGGACGCCGACGTCTTTGCACCCGCTGACCACATCGATCCGGCCTACGGGGCCGCCCTGCGCCGGGTTTGCACCAATGGCGTGGAAGCCCTGGCCTGGGACGTTGACATGGATCTGCATTCCCTGCGCCTCAACCGGCCGCTGCCCTGCGATTTATCTTAA
- the cooS gene encoding anaerobic carbon-monoxide dehydrogenase catalytic subunit: MGETKELKKKLTPAHDCTTCEATAQMIDKARRDGVELVFDRAATMKACPIGADSACCKHCSMGPCRLNAKDPYGKVGVCGATIDTIQARNFARMVASGAAAHTDHGMSILHLFGEVVKGHNKDYEIKDTQKLLQVAQTLEIETDGRAYQDIGLDIYEELMKTYTQVEGEFPFAKAVPEKTLETWRKHNIVPRGAMREIMEIMHRTHMGVDQDYENIVNQCSRTALSDGWGGSMVATEISDIMFGTPRPVMAEVNMGVLKEDHVNIIVHGHEPNLFESIMISTSDATMVEAAKAAGAKGINLVGMCCSGAEMMSRHGVPHAGNFMSTEAVLVTGAVDAMAVDVQCIKQGLGKVADCYGTELFTTNPRCHIEGVKHIEFDEDDPMACTDEVVIKAISRFKNRKGDIQIPKNKNVGIHGFSKEYIGYMLGGSFRESYVPLNENIINGRIRGVAGVVGCTQPRTKQDYMHVELVKELIKNDVLVLQTGCSQIALAKAGLLIPEAAHLAGDGLAEVCETVGMPPILGLGSCVDNSRILTAASEMVRTGGLGHSIADLPAAGAAPEWMSEKAISIGHYFVASGVYTVFGTTFPITEGTKFHKHLFEELEEMGLGKWGFSNDPIEMAHMMIAHIDKKREQLGINKARERVLMDMADRQKLDVA, encoded by the coding sequence ATGGGAGAGACTAAGGAGCTGAAGAAAAAATTGACGCCTGCACACGACTGCACCACTTGCGAGGCCACTGCGCAAATGATTGACAAGGCCCGCAGAGACGGTGTGGAGCTCGTGTTCGATAGGGCTGCGACCATGAAGGCGTGTCCTATCGGCGCTGATTCAGCATGTTGCAAACATTGTTCTATGGGGCCCTGCCGGTTAAACGCCAAGGATCCCTACGGCAAGGTAGGCGTCTGCGGCGCCACCATAGACACCATTCAAGCCCGTAACTTTGCGCGCATGGTCGCGTCAGGTGCGGCGGCCCACACGGACCATGGCATGAGCATTCTCCATTTGTTCGGGGAAGTGGTCAAGGGTCACAACAAAGACTACGAAATCAAGGACACCCAGAAGCTCCTCCAGGTCGCCCAGACCCTGGAGATTGAAACCGACGGCCGGGCCTACCAGGACATTGGTCTGGATATTTACGAAGAGCTGATGAAGACCTACACCCAGGTGGAAGGGGAATTTCCCTTTGCCAAGGCCGTCCCGGAAAAAACCCTGGAAACCTGGCGCAAACACAACATCGTGCCTCGCGGGGCCATGCGCGAGATTATGGAAATCATGCACCGCACCCACATGGGCGTGGACCAGGATTACGAAAACATTGTCAACCAATGCAGCCGTACGGCGCTCTCCGACGGTTGGGGCGGCTCCATGGTGGCCACGGAAATATCGGACATTATGTTCGGAACTCCCAGGCCGGTCATGGCGGAAGTGAACATGGGCGTTTTAAAGGAAGATCATGTAAACATCATCGTTCACGGCCACGAACCCAACCTGTTTGAGTCCATCATGATTTCCACCAGCGACGCCACCATGGTCGAAGCGGCCAAAGCGGCCGGCGCCAAGGGAATCAACCTGGTGGGCATGTGCTGTTCCGGCGCGGAAATGATGTCCCGCCACGGCGTGCCCCATGCGGGCAACTTCATGTCCACGGAAGCCGTCCTGGTGACCGGAGCCGTGGATGCCATGGCCGTGGACGTCCAGTGCATCAAGCAGGGTTTGGGCAAGGTGGCGGACTGCTACGGCACGGAACTCTTCACCACCAACCCCCGCTGCCATATTGAAGGGGTAAAGCACATTGAGTTTGATGAAGACGATCCCATGGCCTGCACTGACGAAGTGGTGATCAAGGCGATCTCCCGTTTCAAGAACAGAAAGGGAGACATCCAGATTCCCAAGAACAAAAACGTGGGCATCCATGGATTTTCCAAGGAATACATCGGCTACATGCTGGGCGGAAGCTTCCGCGAGTCCTATGTGCCCCTGAACGAAAACATCATCAACGGACGCATCCGGGGCGTGGCCGGCGTGGTGGGCTGCACCCAGCCCAGAACCAAGCAGGATTACATGCATGTGGAACTGGTGAAGGAGCTCATCAAGAACGACGTCCTGGTCTTGCAGACCGGATGCTCCCAGATCGCTTTGGCAAAGGCCGGGCTGCTCATTCCCGAAGCGGCGCACCTTGCCGGGGACGGACTGGCCGAAGTCTGCGAAACCGTAGGCATGCCGCCCATCCTGGGCCTGGGCTCCTGCGTGGACAACAGCCGGATTTTGACCGCTGCCAGTGAAATGGTGCGGACAGGCGGCCTGGGTCACTCCATTGCGGATTTGCCTGCTGCAGGCGCCGCGCCCGAGTGGATGAGCGAAAAAGCCATATCCATCGGCCATTACTTTGTGGCCTCCGGCGTGTACACGGTGTTTGGGACCACTTTTCCCATCACCGAAGGCACTAAATTCCACAAGCACCTTTTTGAAGAGCTTGAGGAAATGGGCCTGGGCAAGTGGGGTTTCTCCAACGACCCCATTGAAATGGCCCACATGATGATCGCCCACATTGACAAGAAGCGCGAGCAACTGGGCATCAACAAGGCCAGGGAGCGCGTGCTCATGGATATGGCGGACCGCCAGAAACTTGACGTCGCGTAA
- a CDS encoding flavodoxin domain-containing protein: MKKGLVVYTTRTKDTEKIANLVAEGMRFGGMEAKVLNVKDVKNEQDLDGYDAYAFGAPTYHGEMLQAMKTFLFLAEKADLAGKIGGAFGAFGWSGESPDRIFDTMKNIFKMDMVSQSLRLKNAGLGGGVAMAQDYGRDMAKKAG, translated from the coding sequence ATGAAAAAGGGATTGGTTGTTTATACCACGCGCACAAAAGATACGGAAAAGATAGCGAATCTGGTTGCTGAAGGAATGCGCTTCGGAGGCATGGAAGCCAAGGTTTTGAACGTCAAGGACGTCAAGAACGAGCAGGACCTGGATGGATACGACGCCTATGCTTTCGGCGCGCCCACGTACCACGGCGAGATGCTCCAAGCTATGAAGACCTTTTTATTCCTGGCCGAAAAGGCCGACCTGGCAGGAAAGATCGGCGGCGCTTTCGGCGCTTTCGGCTGGAGCGGCGAGTCCCCGGACCGCATTTTCGACACCATGAAGAATATTTTTAAAATGGACATGGTTTCCCAGTCCCTGCGTCTGAAAAATGCAGGCCTGGGCGGCGGAGTGGCCATGGCCCAGGATTACGGCCGCGACATGGCAAAAAAGGCGGGATGA
- a CDS encoding DVU0772 family protein, translated as MMQLEDIKANNDLLNKIDWDMTPEEAVRLYLEWGNNWAMAKRYVIRSVDDETHYFVVYNWEEEPYILLIRRDSSEAEELARIELPKEIQEVFCESVGGNRGVYAVEGEVRDWLKNRLYDA; from the coding sequence ATGATGCAATTGGAAGATATCAAAGCCAACAACGACCTGCTGAATAAAATCGACTGGGACATGACCCCGGAAGAAGCCGTTCGGCTATACCTGGAATGGGGAAACAACTGGGCCATGGCCAAGCGCTACGTCATTCGCTCCGTGGATGACGAGACCCATTATTTCGTGGTGTACAATTGGGAGGAGGAACCCTACATCCTGCTCATCCGCCGCGATTCCTCGGAGGCCGAAGAACTGGCCAGGATTGAGCTACCCAAGGAGATTCAAGAAGTGTTTTGCGAATCCGTAGGCGGAAACCGCGGAGTATACGCAGTGGAAGGCGAAGTGCGGGATTGGCTCAAGAACAGGCTTTACGACGCGTAA